Proteins from one Streptomyces roseifaciens genomic window:
- a CDS encoding HemK2/MTQ2 family protein methyltransferase — protein sequence MRFFRLPGVYVPQEDTALLLEAFSRERVDRGAAVLDVGTGCGVLAVAAARRRARAVAVDASHRAVFTTRLNALRAGVRVRAVRGDLLTPVSDGCFDLILANPPYVPAPGGRRPLRGPGRNWAGGADGRALLDRLCRGVPELLRPGGVVLMVHSSVCGPERTVKALEKGGLTAEVTARRTVAYGPVMRAQTPWMRERGLIEADDVRDELVVVRGEHLT from the coding sequence ATGCGGTTCTTCCGGCTTCCCGGGGTCTATGTGCCTCAGGAGGACACAGCGCTGCTCCTGGAAGCCTTCTCCCGGGAGCGGGTGGATCGTGGTGCGGCCGTGCTGGACGTGGGGACCGGCTGCGGCGTACTGGCCGTGGCGGCAGCACGGCGCCGCGCCCGGGCCGTCGCCGTCGACGCCTCGCACCGCGCGGTGTTCACGACCCGCCTGAACGCGCTGCGTGCGGGCGTGCGTGTGCGGGCCGTCCGGGGCGACCTGCTGACGCCCGTGTCCGACGGGTGCTTCGATCTGATCCTGGCCAACCCTCCGTACGTGCCGGCGCCGGGCGGCCGGAGGCCGCTGCGCGGCCCCGGGCGGAACTGGGCCGGGGGAGCGGACGGCCGGGCCCTCCTGGACCGGCTGTGCCGGGGAGTGCCGGAGCTGCTCCGGCCCGGCGGAGTGGTGCTGATGGTGCACTCGTCCGTGTGCGGGCCGGAACGCACCGTGAAGGCGCTCGAGAAGGGCGGGCTGACCGCGGAAGTGACCGCCCGGCGCACCGTGGCGTACGGGCCGGTCATGCGCGCTCAGACCCCGTGGATGCGGGAGCGAGGGCTGATCGAGGCCGACGACGTCCGTGACGAACTGGTGGTGGTCCGTGGCGAGCACCTCACCTGA
- a CDS encoding CDGSH iron-sulfur domain-containing protein produces the protein MLIEGPVEFVTEDGSVVRSDRPVVAVCTCRRSLLYPFCDTSHRRRQRPDASPREP, from the coding sequence ATGCTGATCGAGGGGCCGGTGGAGTTCGTGACGGAGGACGGCAGCGTCGTCCGCTCGGACCGTCCGGTGGTCGCCGTGTGCACTTGCCGTCGCAGCCTTCTCTACCCGTTCTGCGACACCAGCCACCGCCGTCGTCAACGGCCGGATGCGTCTCCCCGGGAGCCGTGA
- a CDS encoding iron-containing redox enzyme family protein, translated as MPRLPDARGTLSEAVIGALGSEPGGPAGLAPDGAVRSPDPYGDDLHLALYLCYELHYRGFDGVDDAWEWDPELLRLRAALERAFLAALRSDVPVHPDVASALRDLLVEPADGEGVSHFLRDEGRMQHLREYLALRSLYQLKEADPHAWAIPRLTGRAKAGLVAVEYDEFGAGRADRIHAGLFAAAMSELGLDPAYGRYLEAATAHALAVVNLMSLLGLHRSLRGALAGHFAAVEITSSPSSRRLVQAIDRLGAGLAARHFYAEHVEADAVHEQLVRREVIGGLQADDPGLTNDIVFGIDATVWLEDRLADHILGAWNAGGSAVRRPL; from the coding sequence GTGCCGAGGCTGCCCGACGCACGCGGAACTCTGTCCGAGGCTGTGATCGGTGCGCTCGGCAGCGAGCCCGGAGGGCCGGCCGGCCTTGCTCCCGACGGCGCCGTGCGCAGCCCCGACCCGTACGGGGACGATCTCCACCTCGCCCTCTACCTCTGCTACGAGCTGCACTACAGGGGCTTCGACGGCGTGGACGACGCCTGGGAATGGGACCCGGAGCTGCTCCGGCTGCGCGCAGCGCTGGAACGGGCGTTTCTCGCGGCCCTGCGCAGCGACGTCCCGGTCCACCCGGACGTCGCTTCCGCGCTGCGGGACCTGCTGGTGGAGCCCGCCGACGGCGAGGGAGTCTCGCACTTCCTGCGTGACGAGGGCCGGATGCAGCACCTGCGGGAGTACCTCGCGCTGCGCTCCCTGTACCAGCTCAAGGAGGCGGACCCGCATGCCTGGGCCATTCCCCGGCTGACCGGGAGGGCCAAGGCGGGGCTGGTGGCCGTGGAGTACGACGAGTTCGGCGCCGGGCGGGCCGACCGCATCCACGCGGGCCTCTTCGCCGCCGCGATGAGCGAACTCGGCCTCGACCCGGCGTACGGCCGCTACCTGGAGGCGGCCACGGCACACGCACTGGCCGTGGTGAATCTGATGTCACTGCTGGGGCTGCACCGGTCGCTGCGCGGTGCGCTCGCCGGGCACTTCGCGGCCGTGGAGATCACGTCGTCCCCCTCCTCCCGGCGCCTGGTCCAGGCGATCGACAGGCTCGGTGCAGGCCTCGCGGCCCGTCACTTCTACGCCGAACACGTCGAAGCGGACGCCGTGCACGAGCAGTTGGTACGACGTGAGGTCATCGGCGGCCTGCAGGCGGACGATCCCGGGCTGACGAACGACATCGTCTTCGGGATCGACGCCACCGTGTGGCTGGAGGACCGTCTCGCCGACCACATCCTCGGGGCGTGGAACGCCGGGGGTTCCGCGGTACGCCGGCCCCTCTGA
- a CDS encoding DUF6131 family protein, producing the protein MIVLGVILLIIGFLTGISILWTIGIILLIIGLILWVLGAVGHAVGGRKHYW; encoded by the coding sequence ATGATCGTCCTCGGAGTCATTCTCCTCATCATCGGGTTCCTGACCGGTATCTCGATCCTGTGGACCATCGGCATCATCCTGCTGATCATCGGGCTGATCCTCTGGGTCCTCGGCGCAGTGGGGCACGCGGTCGGCGGACGTAAACACTACTGGTAG